Proteins found in one Sorghum bicolor cultivar BTx623 chromosome 1, Sorghum_bicolor_NCBIv3, whole genome shotgun sequence genomic segment:
- the LOC8054247 gene encoding J domain-containing protein required for chloroplast accumulation response 1, which produces MKVCVCINREEIRVSVYWAFGGPTGHALQPAAGLTERAAKRIKSNAQWASSRADCKSGRRRVSSRWPFRKPTRTWCRNGQPNPDRRWRWRPSGSARRCGNASRQPSEIQAPFARSPPQAPPSLVPCSLHTPEAARAVAPLGRSRTTMAGAPPLRSDVDFADVFGGPPRRSSGNEHRSSSGSATRARSGGSDTPVFGDRGSSDRRRHPGEEFYKDIFSGSEAASPRRGGAGDWGDVFGGPTSPVSTARPRSSFSMRVNRGTDVSVPSSPSRQISNRNDDGASYAYSVPTSPNASMNNYLAQGPAQQHSKKNPFSWHRHPFLSRFRSQSGEKKSTSNYVSSMDSEYEGTPANLESIMANNKFHFSFYKWAGKGALLVLPATSQEKSEDIIGLRSFPQVVVQGIDLIDYEDNMSTATGTSKSQTDYEDSKSGKHSTNSVTKDGAIPSLPEDYMQGTKQSNDHTKNDVSSASLSSKISRSPSERSRSSRVKEKMKGFIKLFSPESSPKRKRAPETQGQTSVGKNGSKTELQDKFRLSSLEANEDVETAKMNSQNAFIAESSPMTEVQERMDKPVLSENSKMDTAMGSNEAASNESIHDDTKDKADNTMQHEDIHIEDLDGCVVEHFSEDPVLHNDQEKELIKASESKIREWSRGKEGNIRSLLSTLQYVLWPESGWKPVPLVDIIEGAAVKKAYQKALLCLHPDKLQQRGAAMHQKYIAEKVFDILQESWKEFNSITFG; this is translated from the exons ATGAAGGTTTGTGTCTGTATAAATAGAGAGGAGATTAGGGTTTCTGTCTATTGGGCCTTTGGAGGCCCAACAGGTCATGCGTTGCAGCCTGCAGCAGGGCTTACAGAGCGGGCCGCCAAGCGGATTAAGTCCAATGCCCAATGGGCCAGTTCCCGTGCCGATTGCAAATCTGGGCGGCGCCGCGTCAGCAGCAGGTGGCCGTTTCGCAAACCGACGCGGACGTGGTGTCGCAACGGACAACCAAATCCGGACCGGCGATGGCGATGGCGCCCCAGCGGCAGCGCACGCCGCTGCGGGAACGCCAGTCGCCAGCCATCCGAAATCCAAGCGCCGTTCGCCCGCTCCCCGCCACAAGCTCCTCCTTCCCTAGTCCCCTGCTCCCTCCACACTCCAGAGGCAGCACGTGCTGTAGCACCGCTAGGCCGCAGCCGCACCACCATGGCGGGCGCGCCGCCGCTGAGGTCGGACGTCGATTTCGCCGACGTATTCGGTGGCCCGCCACGCCGCTCGTCGGGGAACGAGCACCGCTCGTCGTCCGGGTCCGCGACGAGGGCACGGAGCGGGGGATCGGACACGCCCGTGTTCGGGGACCGGGGGAGCTCCGACCGAAGGAGGCATCCCGGGGAGGAGTTCTACAAGGACATATTCTCAGGGAGCGAGGCAGCGTCGCCCAGGCGGGGCGGCGCCGGGGATTGGGGGGATGTGTTTGGCGGGCCGACTTCGCCTGTCTCCACGGCCCGCCCGCGATCGAG CTTCTCCATGCGGGTCAACAGAGGCACGGACGTTTCAGTGCCTAGTTCTCCCTCTCGGCAAATATCCAACAGAAACGATGATGGAGCATCTTATGCTTACAGCGTTCCAACTTCGCCCAATGCATCCATGAATAATTACCTTGCCCAAGGGCCAGCCCAACAGCATTCAAAGAAGAATCCCTTCTCATGGCATCGCCATCCATTCCTATCTAGGTTCCGTTCTCAAAGTGGAGAAAAGAAAAGCACATCTAATTATGTCAGCTCCATGGACAGTGAATATGAAGGGACTCCTGCTAACTTGGAAAGTATCATGGCCAATAACAAGTTCCATTTTTCCTTCTATAAGTGGGCAGGCAAAGGAGCCTTGTTAGTGTTGCCAGCTACTTCACAAGAAAAGTCTGAAGACATTATTGGACTGAGAAGCTTCCCTCAAGTCGTAGTTCAAGGTATTGATCTAATTGATTATGAAGACAACATGTCAACTGCCACTGGAACATCCAAAAGTCAGACAGATTACGAAGATTCCAAATCTGGAAAACATAGCACAAACTCAGTAACCAAGGATGGAGCTATTCCTTCACTCCCCGAGGACTACATGCAAG GAACGAAACAGAGCAATGATCATACAAAGAATGATGTTTCATCAGCTAGCCTGAGTTCTAAAATTTCTCGATCACCTTCAGAAAGAAGTCGTAGTAGCAGGGTAAAGGAAAAGATGAAGGGTTTCATAAAACTATTTAGCCCTGAGAGTTCACCAAAGCGCAAACGAGCACCGGAAACACAAGGCCAAACATCTGTTGGGAAAAATGGAAGCAAAACTGAACTGCAAGATAAGTTTAGGTTATCCAGTTTGGAGGCCAATGAGGATGTGGAAACGGCAAAAATGAACAGCCAGAATGCTTTTATCGCTGAATCTTCTCCA atgactGAAGTGCAAGAGAGGATGGACAAACCAGTTCTGTCAGAAAATAGTAAAATGGATACAGCTATGGGGAGTAATGAAGCTGCTTCTAATG AGTCCATCCATGATGATACAAAAGACAAAGCGGACAACACAATGCAGCATGAGGACATACACATTGAAGATCTTGATGGATGTGTG GTTGAGCATTTCTCTGAAGATCCTGTTCTTCATAATGATCAGGAAAAGGAGCTAATAAAG GCATCAGAATCTAAAATCCGCGAATGGTCAAGAGGAAAAGAAGGAAATATTAGGTCATTGCTTTCAACACTGCAATAT GTCCTATGGCCTGAGAGTGGATGGAAACCAGTTCCTCTTGTTGATATAATTGAAGGAGCAGCAGTCAAGAAGGCTTACCAGAAAGCATTATTATGCCTTCATCCAGATAAGTTGCAGCAACGAGGCGCTGCCATGCATCAGAAGTATATAGCAGAGAAGGTTTTTGATATTTTACAG GAATCATGGAAGGAATTCAATTCAATCACTTTTGGATAG